Proteins encoded in a region of the Ancylobacter sp. SL191 genome:
- the sufC gene encoding Fe-S cluster assembly ATPase SufC — protein sequence MLDIDNLHAKIDGDHGKEILKGLSLTVNPGEVHAIMGPNGSGKSTLSYILAGKEDYEVTDGSVTLDGEDLLEMEIDERAAKGVFLAFQYPIEVPGVATMTFLRSALNAQRKKRGEAEISTPDFLRLVKDKAANLGINQDMLRRGVNVGFSGGEKKRAEILQMAILEPKLCILDETDSGLDIDALKVVSEGVNALRSPDRAMIVITHYQRLLNHIVPDFVHVMHKGRIVRSGGKELALELEANGYAEYQQDAA from the coding sequence ATGCTCGACATCGACAACCTCCACGCCAAGATCGACGGCGATCACGGCAAGGAGATCCTCAAGGGGCTCTCGCTGACGGTGAACCCGGGCGAGGTCCACGCCATCATGGGGCCGAACGGCTCCGGCAAGTCCACGCTCTCCTACATCCTCGCCGGCAAGGAAGACTATGAGGTCACCGACGGTTCGGTGACGCTCGACGGTGAGGATCTCTTGGAGATGGAGATCGACGAGCGCGCCGCGAAGGGCGTGTTCCTCGCCTTCCAGTACCCGATCGAAGTGCCGGGCGTCGCCACCATGACCTTCCTGCGCTCGGCGCTGAACGCGCAGCGCAAGAAGCGCGGCGAGGCGGAAATCTCCACGCCCGACTTCCTGCGCCTCGTGAAGGACAAGGCGGCGAACCTCGGCATCAACCAGGACATGCTGCGTCGCGGCGTCAATGTCGGCTTCTCCGGCGGCGAGAAGAAGCGCGCCGAGATCCTGCAGATGGCGATCCTCGAGCCGAAGCTTTGCATCCTCGACGAGACCGATTCCGGCCTCGACATCGACGCCCTCAAGGTTGTCTCCGAGGGCGTGAACGCGTTGCGCTCGCCGGACCGGGCGATGATCGTCATTACCCATTATCAGCGCCTGCTGAACCACATCGTCCCGGACTTCGTGCATGTGATGCACAAGGGCCGGATCGTGCGGTCGGGCGGCAAGGAGCTGGCGCTCGAGCTCGAAGCCAATGGCTATGCCGAGTACCAGCAGGACGCGGCGTGA
- the sufB gene encoding Fe-S cluster assembly protein SufB — protein sequence MPAVQETVDQVRSLDVDQYKYGFFTEIESEKAPKGLSEDTVRFISAKKNEPEWMLEWRLEAFRRWQTMPEPQWARVSYPPIAYQELYYYSAPKRKEALSIDDIDPEILATYEKLGIPLRERDALLGIQSGGSKVAVDAVFDSVSVATTFKEELAKAGVIFMPISEAVREYPELVRQYLGSVVPVTDNYFATLNSAVFSDGSFVYVPKGVRCPMELSTYFRINERNTGQFERTLIIADEGAYVSYLEGCTAPQRDENQLHAAVVELVALADAEIKYSTVQNWYPGDKDGKGGIYNFVTKRGDCRGDRSKISWTQVETGSAITWKYPSCILRGDNSQGEFYSIAISNGYQQVDSGTKMIHLGKNTSSRIISKGIAAGHSDNTYRGQVTAHRKATGARNFTNCDSLLIGDKCGAHTVPYIESKNSSAQFEHEATTSKISEDQLFYCRQRGLDPEEATALIVNGFVKDVLQQLPMEFAVEAQKLIAVSLEGSVG from the coding sequence ATGCCGGCCGTACAGGAGACAGTGGACCAGGTCCGCTCGTTGGATGTCGATCAGTACAAGTACGGGTTCTTCACGGAAATCGAATCCGAGAAGGCCCCGAAGGGTCTGAGCGAGGACACCGTCCGCTTCATTTCGGCGAAAAAGAATGAGCCGGAATGGATGCTGGAGTGGCGCCTCGAGGCGTTCCGCCGCTGGCAGACCATGCCGGAGCCGCAGTGGGCGCGGGTGAGCTACCCGCCGATCGCCTATCAGGAGCTCTATTACTATTCCGCGCCGAAGCGGAAGGAAGCCCTGTCGATCGACGATATCGACCCGGAAATCCTCGCCACCTATGAGAAGCTCGGCATCCCGCTGCGCGAGCGCGACGCGCTGCTCGGCATCCAGAGCGGCGGCTCGAAGGTCGCGGTCGACGCGGTGTTCGATTCGGTTTCGGTGGCCACCACCTTCAAGGAAGAGCTCGCCAAGGCCGGCGTGATCTTCATGCCGATCTCCGAGGCCGTGCGCGAGTACCCCGAGCTGGTGCGCCAGTATCTCGGCTCCGTCGTCCCGGTGACCGACAACTACTTCGCCACGCTGAACTCAGCGGTGTTCTCCGACGGCTCCTTCGTCTATGTGCCGAAGGGCGTGCGCTGCCCGATGGAGCTGTCGACCTATTTCCGCATCAATGAGCGCAACACCGGCCAGTTCGAGCGCACGCTCATCATCGCCGATGAAGGCGCCTATGTGAGCTATCTCGAAGGCTGCACCGCCCCGCAGCGCGACGAGAACCAGCTTCACGCGGCGGTGGTCGAGCTGGTGGCGCTGGCCGATGCCGAGATCAAATACTCGACGGTGCAGAACTGGTATCCGGGCGACAAGGACGGCAAGGGCGGCATCTACAACTTCGTCACCAAGCGTGGCGACTGCCGTGGCGACCGCTCCAAGATCTCCTGGACGCAGGTCGAGACCGGCTCGGCCATCACCTGGAAGTACCCGAGCTGCATCCTGCGCGGGGATAATTCGCAGGGCGAGTTCTACTCGATCGCGATTTCCAACGGCTATCAGCAGGTCGATTCCGGCACCAAGATGATCCATCTCGGCAAGAACACGTCGAGCCGCATCATCTCCAAGGGCATCGCCGCCGGCCACTCGGACAACACCTATCGCGGCCAGGTGACGGCGCACCGTAAGGCGACCGGCGCGCGCAACTTCACCAATTGCGACAGCCTGCTCATCGGCGACAAGTGCGGGGCGCATACCGTGCCCTATATCGAGTCGAAGAACAGCAGCGCCCAGTTCGAGCATGAGGCGACCACCTCGAAGATCTCCGAGGACCAGCTCTTCTACTGCCGCCAGCGCGGCCTCGACCCGGAAGAAGCAACGGCGCTGATCGTCAACGGCTTCGTCAAGGACGTGCTCCAGCAGCTTCCCATGGAGTTCGCCGTGGAGGCGCAGAAGCTGATCGCCGTGAGCCTCGAAGGCTCGGTGGGCTGA
- a CDS encoding cysteine desulfurase family protein, producing the protein MSERTYLDHNATSPVRPEARAALLDALDATGNGSSVHSEGRASRAALETARLRVAGLVGADPRGVVFTAGGTEADTLALTPDFQRGEVPLTCDVLLTTAVEHAAVLRGHRFAPDNVEILPVDNRGRLRLETLEAALERHQAEGRRVLASVMLANNETGVIQPVAEVARRVHAVGGLVHTDAVQAAGRIPVSLPALGADLISISAHKLGGAPGGGALIMADPDLRPAPVFGGGGQERGRRAGSENIPAIAAFGAAAESAAAAVESEQRRIHALRERLEDALRSVFPELVLLVGDVDRLPNTSSLSLPGVPAETIVIALDLAGLSVSAGAACSSGKVATSHVLTAMGVPERIARSAFRLSFGWSSGDEDVDRALGVFRRVLPGLLRRRAAA; encoded by the coding sequence ATGAGCGAACGCACTTATCTCGATCACAACGCCACCTCGCCGGTGCGCCCCGAGGCGCGGGCCGCGCTGCTGGACGCGCTCGACGCGACCGGCAACGGCTCGTCCGTGCACAGTGAGGGCCGAGCCTCGCGTGCCGCGCTGGAGACGGCGCGGCTGCGCGTGGCGGGGCTGGTCGGGGCGGATCCGCGTGGCGTGGTGTTCACGGCGGGCGGCACTGAGGCGGACACGCTGGCGCTGACGCCTGATTTCCAGCGGGGCGAGGTGCCGCTGACCTGCGACGTGCTGCTGACCACCGCGGTGGAACATGCTGCCGTGCTGCGCGGCCATCGTTTCGCGCCGGACAATGTGGAAATTCTGCCGGTCGACAATCGCGGCCGGCTGCGGCTGGAGACGCTGGAGGCGGCGCTGGAGCGCCATCAGGCCGAGGGGCGGCGCGTGTTGGCTTCGGTCATGCTCGCCAATAACGAGACTGGCGTGATCCAGCCGGTGGCCGAGGTGGCGCGCCGCGTCCATGCCGTGGGCGGGCTGGTGCATACCGATGCGGTGCAGGCGGCGGGGCGCATCCCCGTGTCGCTGCCGGCGCTGGGCGCCGACCTCATCTCGATCTCCGCTCACAAGCTCGGTGGGGCGCCGGGGGGCGGCGCGCTCATTATGGCCGACCCGGATCTGCGTCCCGCCCCGGTCTTCGGCGGTGGCGGGCAGGAGCGCGGACGGCGGGCGGGCAGCGAGAACATTCCCGCCATCGCGGCCTTTGGCGCTGCGGCGGAAAGCGCGGCGGCGGCTGTGGAGAGCGAACAAAGGCGCATCCACGCCTTGCGCGAAAGGCTTGAAGACGCTCTAAGGAGCGTGTTTCCCGAGCTCGTTCTGCTCGTCGGCGATGTCGATCGCCTGCCCAACACCTCGAGCCTGTCGCTTCCGGGCGTGCCGGCCGAGACCATCGTGATCGCGCTCGATCTCGCGGGCCTTTCGGTCAGCGCGGGTGCGGCGTGCTCGTCGGGCAAGGTGGCGACCTCCCATGTGCTGACGGCCATGGGCGTGCCCGAGCGGATCGCGCGGTCTGCCTTCCGGCTGTCCTTCGGCTGGTCGAGCGGGGATGAGGATGTCGACCGGGCGCTCGGCGTGTTCCGCCGGGTGTTGCCGGGTCTTTTGCGTCGCCGCGCCGCGGCGTGA
- a CDS encoding alpha/beta hydrolase translates to MPEVIFTGEKGRLEGRYQPAKTRHAPIAIILHPHPQFGGTMNNPVVYNLYYQFVNRGFSTLRFNFRGVGRSQGSFDHGQGELADAAAALDWAQSINPDARACWIAGFSFGAWIGMQLLMRRPEVEGFISIAAPANLYDFSFLAPCPSSGLFVHGDKDAVVPFSAVTGLVEKLKTQKGIVIEQQTVADANHFFDGKTEDLMEVVGTYLDKRLPDTAKKTSAA, encoded by the coding sequence ATGCCCGAGGTCATCTTCACCGGCGAGAAGGGGCGGCTGGAAGGCCGTTACCAGCCGGCCAAGACACGTCACGCGCCGATCGCCATCATCCTGCACCCGCACCCGCAGTTCGGGGGCACGATGAACAACCCGGTCGTCTACAACCTCTATTACCAGTTCGTGAACCGGGGCTTCTCCACGCTGCGCTTCAACTTCCGCGGCGTCGGGCGCAGCCAGGGCTCGTTCGACCACGGCCAGGGCGAGCTCGCCGATGCCGCCGCCGCGCTCGACTGGGCGCAGTCGATCAACCCGGATGCGCGGGCCTGCTGGATCGCCGGCTTCTCTTTCGGCGCCTGGATCGGCATGCAGCTGCTGATGCGCCGCCCGGAGGTCGAGGGCTTCATCTCCATCGCTGCCCCGGCGAACCTCTATGACTTCTCGTTCCTGGCGCCCTGCCCGTCCTCGGGCCTGTTCGTCCATGGCGACAAGGATGCGGTCGTGCCTTTCTCGGCGGTCACCGGCCTCGTCGAGAAGCTGAAGACGCAGAAGGGCATCGTCATCGAGCAGCAGACGGTGGCGGACGCCAACCACTTCTTCGATGGCAAGACCGAAGACCTCATGGAAGTCGTCGGCACCTATCTCGACAAGCGCCTGCCCGATACGGCGAAGAAGACCAGCGCCGCCTGA
- a CDS encoding anhydro-N-acetylmuramic acid kinase yields MDRPLKAIGLMSGTSLDGIDVALIETDGESVDLLGPGRTYPYEPEIRDLLFRALADAREMTDRHARPGILARAERLSTERHGQALASFFKEFPAYRDVDVIGYHGQTVLHRPENRLTVQLGDGPALARALQTMTTGAGATLVYDMRAADVAAGGQGAPLVPVYHRALARGLGPPKPLLVLNLGGVANVTYIDGMRDPIACDTGPANALIDDFIKARTDLPFDEDGIIAGWGRVDEEAVARLMAHPFFHRPTPKSLDRNDFRAWVAEHGGLDAMSTADGAATLTALSAEACRAVLPFLPARPTRLIVAGGGAHNPTLLAMLRFRLEMEVVSAETVGWSVDALEAQAFAFLAVRALKGLPLSFPTTTGVPHALTGGVVLAPPAQQN; encoded by the coding sequence ATGGATCGGCCGTTGAAAGCGATCGGGCTGATGAGCGGCACCTCGCTCGACGGGATCGACGTGGCGCTGATCGAAACTGACGGCGAGAGTGTCGACCTGCTCGGGCCGGGGCGAACCTACCCTTACGAACCGGAGATTCGCGACCTGCTGTTCCGTGCCCTCGCCGATGCACGGGAGATGACGGACCGCCATGCCCGGCCCGGCATTCTCGCCCGGGCGGAGCGGCTGTCGACGGAGCGCCATGGCCAGGCGCTCGCCAGCTTCTTCAAGGAATTCCCCGCCTACCGGGATGTCGACGTCATCGGCTATCATGGCCAGACGGTGCTTCACCGGCCGGAGAACCGGCTGACGGTGCAGCTCGGCGACGGTCCCGCGCTGGCGCGGGCGCTGCAGACGATGACGACCGGCGCGGGAGCGACGCTGGTCTATGACATGCGCGCCGCCGATGTCGCGGCTGGCGGGCAGGGGGCGCCGCTGGTGCCGGTCTATCACCGGGCGCTTGCCCGCGGGCTCGGGCCGCCCAAGCCCTTGCTGGTGCTCAACCTCGGCGGGGTGGCGAACGTTACCTATATCGACGGCATGCGCGATCCGATTGCCTGCGACACCGGCCCGGCCAATGCGCTGATCGATGATTTCATTAAGGCCCGCACGGACCTGCCCTTCGACGAGGACGGCATCATTGCCGGCTGGGGACGTGTGGACGAGGAAGCGGTGGCGCGCTTGATGGCGCACCCGTTCTTTCACCGCCCGACGCCGAAGTCGCTGGACCGCAACGATTTCCGCGCCTGGGTGGCCGAGCATGGCGGCCTCGACGCGATGAGCACGGCGGACGGGGCGGCGACGCTCACCGCGTTGAGCGCCGAGGCCTGCCGCGCGGTGCTGCCGTTCCTGCCGGCGCGGCCCACCCGCCTGATCGTCGCTGGCGGCGGGGCGCATAATCCGACGCTTCTGGCCATGCTCAGATTCCGGCTGGAGATGGAGGTGGTGAGCGCGGAGACCGTCGGCTGGTCGGTCGACGCGCTGGAGGCGCAGGCTTTCGCCTTTCTGGCGGTGCGGGCGCTGAAGGGCCTGCCGCTGAGTTTCCCGACCACGACCGGCGTGCCGCATGCGTTGACCGGTGGGGTGGTGCTGGCGCCCCCGGCACAGCAAAACTGA
- the tyrS gene encoding tyrosine--tRNA ligase yields MSKFRSDFLRTLDERGFIHQISDEAGLDALFATETVTAYIGFDPTAPSLHAGGLIQIMMLHWMQATGHRPLSLMGGGTGMVGDPSFKEEARKLMTVETIEDNIASIKRVFSNYLTYGEGPTGALMVNNAEWLRGLNYLEFLRDVGRHFSVNRMLSFDSVKTRLEREQSLSFLEFNYMILQAYDFVELAQRYDCRLQMGGSDQWGNIINGIDLGHRMGTKQLYALTSPLLTTASGAKMGKSVNGAVWLNADMLGPYEFWQYWRNTEDADVSRFLKLYTTLPMDEIARLSAVAGSEINEVKKILATEVTAMLHGRAAALAAAETARKTFEEGAISEDLPTVEVPAAELEAGIGVLAAFAEKAALVASNGEARRQVKGGGLKVNDATVTDDKAVLTARDLSPEGVIKLSFGKKKHVLLKPV; encoded by the coding sequence ATGAGCAAGTTCCGATCCGATTTCCTCCGCACCCTCGACGAGCGCGGCTTCATCCACCAGATATCGGATGAGGCGGGGCTCGACGCTCTCTTCGCGACGGAAACCGTCACCGCCTATATCGGCTTCGACCCGACGGCGCCAAGCCTGCATGCGGGCGGCCTCATCCAGATCATGATGCTGCACTGGATGCAGGCGACCGGCCACCGCCCGCTCTCGCTGATGGGCGGCGGCACCGGCATGGTCGGCGATCCGTCCTTCAAGGAGGAAGCCCGCAAGCTCATGACGGTGGAAACGATCGAGGACAACATCGCCTCGATCAAGCGCGTCTTCTCGAACTACCTCACCTATGGTGAGGGCCCGACCGGCGCGCTGATGGTCAACAACGCCGAGTGGCTGCGCGGGCTGAACTACCTCGAATTCCTGCGCGATGTCGGCCGGCATTTCTCGGTCAACCGCATGCTGTCCTTCGACAGCGTGAAGACCCGGCTGGAGCGCGAGCAGTCGCTCTCCTTCCTCGAATTCAACTACATGATCCTGCAGGCCTATGACTTCGTCGAGCTGGCCCAGCGTTACGACTGCCGGCTGCAGATGGGCGGCTCCGACCAGTGGGGCAACATCATCAACGGCATCGACCTCGGCCACCGCATGGGCACCAAGCAGCTCTACGCGCTGACCTCGCCGCTGCTCACCACCGCGTCCGGCGCCAAGATGGGCAAGTCGGTGAACGGGGCGGTGTGGCTGAACGCCGACATGCTCGGCCCCTATGAATTCTGGCAGTACTGGCGCAACACCGAGGACGCGGATGTCTCGCGCTTCCTCAAGCTCTACACCACACTGCCGATGGACGAGATCGCCCGGCTCTCCGCCGTGGCCGGCTCGGAGATCAACGAGGTCAAGAAGATCCTCGCCACCGAGGTGACCGCCATGCTGCACGGCCGCGCGGCGGCGCTGGCAGCGGCAGAGACGGCGCGCAAGACCTTCGAGGAAGGCGCGATTTCCGAAGACCTGCCCACGGTCGAAGTGCCGGCCGCCGAGCTGGAAGCCGGCATCGGCGTTCTCGCCGCCTTCGCGGAAAAGGCTGCTCTCGTCGCCTCCAATGGCGAGGCGCGCCGGCAGGTGAAGGGCGGCGGGCTCAAGGTGAACGACGCGACCGTCACCGACGACAAGGCGGTGCTGACCGCGCGCGACCTGTCGCCCGAAGGCGTCATCAAGCTGTCCTTCGGCAAGAAGAAGCACGTCCTGCTGAAGCCGGTCTGA